The Haemorhous mexicanus isolate bHaeMex1 chromosome 8, bHaeMex1.pri, whole genome shotgun sequence genome includes a window with the following:
- the LOC132330402 gene encoding TGF-beta receptor type-2-like, with the protein MGYWRRPGLLSLLLLSLSCGAGARRSLKTNLCKWCDSTAPACEEKVCYSNCNLNSYCEDPYEICVAIWRQDNESIRISTLCHNPQRPIENLMVPNYNTSRCIMSHQPSEDSIIYVCGCVDEQECNDKLIFENHTNGYSMLQSKEVIPVAAISLLPPLLVAVMITVIFYLCRTQKRRKRAKVWGGKQGQPPVLPEQGKATEREEKLSVLMDESPASTSPGCASSRPAELLPIELDEMVGKGQFAEVWRAKLSHSRSGQYETVAVKIFPCEEYSSWKNESQIFTDTSLRHDSVLQFLTAEDRGTGPRREYWLITAYHSRGNLKDYLSHHVLSWMDLQKMAGSLVSGVAHLHSDYTACGRPKIPIAHRDIKSTNVLVKSEQECVLCDFGIAIRLDPSLTVDDFANSGQVGTARYMAPEVLESRVNLEDLESFKQMDVYSMALVLWEMASRCEVVGEVKNYELPFGSKVQEQPCVDTMRDIVLHGRGRPEIPSSWLVHQGMRFLCDTITECWDHDPEARLTAHCVAERFNLMAQMDCDDILNNNMDNEASKTASPGGELQDSDGSRNIQ; encoded by the exons CCTGCGGTGCCGGCGCCCGCCGCAGCCTCAAGACCAACCTGTGCAAGTGGTGCGactccacagccccagcctgcgAGGAGAAGGTGTGCTACAGCAACTGCAACCTCAACTCCTACTGCGAGGACCCCTACGAGATCTGCGTGGCAATATG GAGACAAGACAACGAGAGCATCAGGATCAGCACGCTGTGCCACAACCCCCAGCGCCCCATCGAAAACCTCATGGTCCCCAACTACAACACCTCGCGCTGCATCATGAGCCACCAGCCCAGCGAGGACAGCATCATCTATGTCTGTGGCTGTGTGGATGAGCAGGAGTGCAACGACAAACTCATCTTTGAAAACCACACCAATG GCTACTCCATGCTGCAGAGCAAGGAGGTGATCCCAGTGGCTGCCATCAGCCTCCTGCCCCCGCTGCTGGTGGCGGTGATGATCACGGTGATATTTTACCTCTGCCGCACGCAGAAGCGACGCAAGAGAGCCAAGGTCTGGGGTGGGAAACAGGGACAGCCCCCGGTGCTGCCGGAGCAGGGGAAGGCAACCGAGCGGGAGGAGAAGCTGTCAGTGCTGATGGACGAGAGcccagccagcaccagccccGGCTGCGCCAGCAGCCGCCCCGCTGAGCTGCTCCCCATCGAGCTGGATGAGATGGTGGGCAAAGGGCAGTTCGCGGAGGTGTGGAGGGCCAAGCTGAGCCACAGCCGCTCGGGGCAGTACGAGACTGTGGCCGTGAAGATCTTCCCCTGCGAGGAGTACTCCTCCTGGAAGAACGAGAGCCAGATCTTCACCGACACCAGCCTCAGGCACGACAGCGTCCTGCAGTTCCTCACTGCCGAGGACCGGGGCACGGGGCCCCGCCGGGAGTACTGGCTCATCACCGCCTACCACAGCCGAGGCAACCTCAAGGACTACCTGTCCCACCACGTGCTGAGCTGGATGGACCTGCAGAAGATGGCTGGGTCCCTGGTGAGCGGGGTGGCCCACCTTCACAGCGACTACACCGCCTGTGGCCGCCCGAAAATCCCGATCGCGCACCGCGACATCAAGAGCACCAACGTGCTGGTGAAGAGCGAGCAGGAGTGTGTGCTCTGCGACTTCGGCATCGCCATTCGCCTCGACCCCTCCCTCACGGTGGATGACTTTGCCAACAGCGGGCAG GTGGGCACCGCCAGGTACATGGCCCCAGAGGTCCTGGAGTCCAGAGTGAACCTGGAAGACCTGGAGTCTTTCAAGCAGATGGATGTCTACTCCATGGCCCTTGTTTTGTGGGAAATGGCCTCCAGATGTGAAGTGGTAGGAG AGGTAAAGAATTATGAGCTGCCCTTTGGGTCGAAAGTCCAGGAGCAGCCTTGTGTGGACACCATGAGGGACATCGTGCTGCACGGCAGAGGCCGGCCCGAGATCCCAAGCAGCTGGCTGGTGCACCAG GGAATGCGCTTCCTGTGCGACACCATCACGGAGTGCTGGGACCACGACCCCGAGGCTCGGCTCACCGCCCACTGCGTGGCTGAGCGCTTCAACCTGATGGCACAGATGGATTGTGATGACATCCTCAACAACAACATGGACAACGAGGCCAGCAAAACAGCTTCTCCAGGTGGGGAGCTCCAGGACAGCGATGGGAGCAGAAACATTCAGTGA